A region of Solea solea chromosome 7, fSolSol10.1, whole genome shotgun sequence DNA encodes the following proteins:
- the fbxo46 gene encoding F-box only protein 46: MDRDTFSHIRLWCPRPFGTYSQNKARSPGSGGSSGGGGGAGAPSLCKVEASPGAGRVGNGSEDGGMIVGVQEQNGDEEDVGSENTPPEPELESSSLTQTQAPPPSSVPPSPMPGSQLEDGRVLLDTWYVIKPGNTKEKIAFFVAHQFSGAGQSRPSAMKVKGNWATDCSKAKRRRRCSSYDPPTRSQVSEPHPSHDSSLSPLSPDKPPFGRVNETDLLSVAEMVALVEQRTAMALQGIVAVHGNQHQHTQSTTHNQGHVPHQHTLLRGTVSDPTPLVFVSDSSNGQSSKEAQQSSSAIQTDQELEEQQESCRVAQAIAHFESQNLENRLHLGTGSMDPSNRDRDRGASRGESGLVTPPPPPSHSHGEVRIAFRVSNLDPRSQLETIGRSRCMFMSCGGGSNQPAVRAKEKITCDLYQLVSPSSKDPSSLLLAATTATPKTDGDHHPDRAACGSPDPTQELSSAEKKAVSVGRERVTGFHVEVVVTGAVDQCVFYGKDSTENVQEETVCFAMPTGRGSGGAGSSTDPSLDDPPPGQLFFLQPPRGPEEDIKGMGPGIGSGMCSLDCANNNSSPGAGVPVGSLERATRPDSPSVVEDCSDPSLCRLYRHVSHDFLEIRFQIQRLLEPRQYMLLLPDHIMVNIFSYLPTRSLAALKCTCHYFKMLIETYGVRAVDSRWNQDPLYRDDPCKQCKRQYERGDVSLCRWHPKPYHHDLPYGRSYWMCCRRTDKDTPGCRVGLHDNNWVQQPADGSQPIRTKRENRREEAR, translated from the exons ATGGACCGAGACACCTTCTCCCACATCCGACTGTGGTGCCCACGGCCCTTTGGCACCTACTCCCAGAACAAAGCTCGGAGCCCAGGCTCAGGGGGCAGCAGTGGGGGGGGTGGTGGAGCAGGGGCCCCTTCCCTCTGCAAGGTTGAGGCATCTCCAGGTGCTGGAAGGGTGGGTAATGGAAGtgaggatggagggatgatAGTGGGGGTGCAGGAGCAGAATGGCGATGAGGAGGATGTGGGCTCAGAGAACACTCCACCTGAACCTGAACTTGAATCCAGCTCACTTACACAGACCCAGGCCCCTCCACCCTCTTCAGTCCCTCCTTCACCTATGCCTGGGTCCCAGTTGGAAGACGGTCGTGTGCTGTTAGACACGTGGTATGTCATCAAGCCAGGCAACACCAAGGAGAAGATTGCCTTCTTTGTTGCTCATCAGTTCAGTGGAGCAGGTCAGTCCAGACCCAGTGCGATGAAG GTTAAAGGAAATTGGGCAACTGACTGCAGTAAAGCAAAACGGCGAAGACGATGCTCTTCGTATGACCCACCAACACGCTCCCAAGTCTCAGAGCCACACCCTAGCCATGACTCCTCTCTTTCACCTTTGAGTCCTGATAAGCCACCATTTGGAAGAGTGAATGAAACAGACCTCCTGTCAGTGGCAGAGATGGTTGCCTTGGTTGAGCAGAGGACTGCTATGGCCCTCCAGGGGATTGTAGCTGTTCATGGGAACCAACACCAGCATACCCAATCTACTACTCACAATCAGGGCCATGTCCCCCACCAGCACACTCTACTGCGTGGCACAGTGTCAGACCCTACACCTTTAGTATTTGTGTCAGACAGTTCAAATGGCCAGTCATCCAAAGAGGCCCAGCAATCATCATCTGCCATCCAGACAGACCAGGAGCTAGAAGAGCAGCAGGAGTCATGTAGAGTAGCTCAGGCTATAGCACATTTTGAGTCCCAGAACCTGGAGAATCGGCTCCATTTGGGCACTGGTTCTATGGACCCCTCCAAtcgagacagagacagggggGCAAGTAGAGGAGAGTCTGGCCTTGTAACGCCGCCTCCACCACCCAGCCACAGTCATGGTGAAGTTAGAATAGCTTTTAGAGTGTCAAATCTGGACCCACGGTCTCAGTTGGAGACAATTGGCAGATCCCGCTGTATGTTTATGAGCTGTGGTGGTGGAAGCAACCAGCCAGCAGTCAgggccaaagagaaaatcacCTGTGACCTCTACCAGCTTGTCAGCCCCTCATCTAAAGACCCTAGTAGTCTCCTACTTGCTGCCACAACTGCTACCCCCAAAACAGATGGAGACCATCACCCAGACAGGGCGGCCTGTGGCAGCCCAGACCCAACACAAGAGCTTTCCTCTGCTGAGAAGAAAGCTGTGAGTGTGGGTAGAGAGCGAGTAACTGGCTTTCATGTGGAGGTTGTGGTTACAGGTGCTGTGGACcaatgtgtgttttatggcaAGGACAGCACAGAGAATGTGCAGGAGGAGACCGTGTGTTTTGCTATGCCTACTGGGAGAGGGAGTGGGGGTGCAGGCAGCTCTACTGATCCTTCATTGGATGACCCTCCTCCTGGACAGCTCTTTTTCCTTCAGCCTCCGCGGGGACCAGAGGAAGATATCAAAGGGATGGGCCCTGGCATTGGCTCAGGAATGTGCTCTTTGGACTGtgccaacaacaacagcagcccAGGAGCAGGTGTACCAGTGGGCTCCCTGGAGCGGGCAACTCGACCAGACTCTCCTAGTGTTGTGGAAGATTGTTCAGACCCCTCGCTATGTCGCCTCTACCGCCATGTGTCGCATGACTTCCTGGAGATTCGCTTTCAGATTCAGCGACTCCTTGAACCGCGCCagtacatgctgctgctgcccgaCCACATCATGGTCAACATCTTTAGTTATTTGCCCACACGCTCCTTGGCAGCCCTCAAATGCACCTGCCACTACTTTAAGATGTTAATTGAGACATATGGTGTGCGAGCAGTGGATTCACGCTGGAATCAAGACCCTCTCTACAGGGATGACCCCTGCAAGCAGTGCAAACGGCAATACGAGCGTGGCGATGTTTCCTTGTGCCGGTGGCAccccaaaccttaccaccatgACCTGCCTTACGGACGTTCCTACTGGATGTGCTGCCGACGTACAGACAAGGACACGCCAGGCTGCCGCGTTGGGCTGCACGATAACAACTGGGTCCAGCAGCCTGCTGATGGTTCTCAGCCCATCCGCaccaagagagaaaacaggaggGAGGAGGCCAGGTAA